The Thermocrinis albus DSM 14484 genome segment ACTTTTACAGCTCTCGTCTGGCTGGCCATGAAGCGCCTGAATATAAGTTCGTACAGGAGGATATGTTCCTTTGTGAGACCCTCCACCTGTCCGCTTAACACCATGGACCGGAGTTCTTCGGGCTCTAAGGGTCTTGTGGGTCTTATACATTCGTGGGCTCCGCCTTCACCCCACTGTCTTGTGTGCACGTACTCCTTCCCTAACTCCTCCTCTATGTACTCTCTGGCTATAGACATACCGTAGTCGGACACCCTCACAGAGTCCGTTCTGTGATAGGTGATAAAACCCAGTTCAAAGAGAGTCTGCGCCAGTGCCATGGTTTTCGGTAGAGAGAACCTGTATCGGTCACTGGCCTCCTTAAGGAGAGTGTCGGTCCTGAAGGGGGGTGGTGGGTTTCTCAGCTCCTCCTTCTGATCCTTGACGGTTACTTCTATGTAACTAAGTTCTTTAAAGAAAGCCTCCGCTGTCTTTCTGTCCTCAAAGTCCAGCTCCAGTTTCAGCCTCCCTTTCTCGTCTCTTATGAGAACTTGAACCTTGTAGATTTTCTGACGGTACTCTTTTTCCCTCTCTATTATCCATCCCAGAACAGGTGTCTGGACCCTACCCGCAGAAAGCCAGCTCTTTCCAAAAGCCTGCTGAAGAATCTGAGAGAACTCAAAACCTACCCATCTGTCGGAAACGCGCCTCACTATCTGGGCCTTCACCAGATTCTCGTTTATGTCTCTGGGTTCTTTCAGTGCCCTCAAGATGGCCTTTTTGGTAACTTCGTGAAACTCCATCCTTCTTATACTGTGGTTGTAGGGTTTTAGGAGCTGCATAAGATCCCAACCTATCTTTTCACCTTCTGTATCTGGGTCGGTGGCTATAAGAACTTCCATACTCTCAGAGGCCATTCTGCGCAAACTCTCCACTACGTACTCCTTACCTTCTATAACTTCGTACATGGGTGTAACGCCTTTCTCCATAAGGACACCGTGGAAACCACCTTCCTTAACGAGGTCCAGAACGTGGCCCAAGGAAGCTGTTATCATCAGATATCTGTCCTCCACAGATGTTTCCAGAAGATCATGCTGACCTACTCTCCTTCTCACCGCTTTCCCAAAGAAGTTGGCTATGGTTCGAGCTTTGTTGGGAGACTCCACCACTATCAGTACAGGTTTTAAAAGATCCGAGGAGCTCACCGATACGTCACCCTTCATAAAGGCTCTAACATTGGAACGATCCGCATCCACTTCTTCCATAATCTTCTCCACGTCCAGTCCTTCCACAGGTAAGAAGTTAATGTCGTCACTGAACCATCTGACCTTCTTCACAAGGTGGTGAAAAGCTTTTTTATCATCTACAAAAATAAGGCTGAAACCTTTTGTAACACCCCCTGCGTACATACGGGAAGTTCTACCGCTTGCCTGAAGATACCCCGTGGCATCAGAAACCACCAACTGATATCCTTCCTCCGTCTTCCTCAGAGTTATCTCCTCAGATTCGGACATTATCCTCACCAACTCTTCGGAACTTAAAAACTCTCCTATCTGGCTCCTCAGCTGATCTAATCTCTCTTTTAGGTCTGGCCTCTCTTCCACAAACTCCTCCGTCAGGTACTGATACCTGCGTAACTGGGATATCCAGTTGTCCACCTTCTGCATGTGTTGAGGTAGCTTCTTCACTATGTAAGATCTTATAGAGGACAGAGCCCACAGAAGATGGGAAAGGTTTGTTTCGAACTTCAGAGAAATAACTATCTTAGGAACACCCAGAAAGAGAGCGTACCGTATCACATGAGGAAGGTCCAGTCCCCTGGCCAGAGGGTTCCTGTAGGAAGCTATTCCCACCAGCAGCTGGATCTTACCTTCCTCAAAGTCCTTTAAAGTTTCCTCCTTTAGTTCCTCGTAAGACACTGCAGATATACCCTCACCCCTCAGGATATTTACAACCCTATCCACCTCTTCTTTACCTTTGTCGGAAGATACAAACAAGAGCCCTCCACCTCCCAGCCTCTTGACCCAGTCTAAGAAGTTGTGGGTACCTTCTTGATAGGCATCCACCACGTTACGCAGGTAAAAGGTGGGTGTTCCTACCTCAAAACCGAGAAGTTCTCTGAAGAGTTTGACCCTGTTGGATCTTGGGTTGGAAGTGGCTGAAGACACCACCAGAACACCCTCTCCCCTCTTCTCCATCAGTTTTTGACTTATCTCCTTTATCTTCTCCCAGTCTTCATCTGTCTTCTGGCGTTTTGTCTTAAGCTGTATCACCCTCATAGCCAGGTCTATATCTTCCTCTGAGAAACCCAAAAGGTACAGAGCTTTATCTACGTTTTTGGCGGTCTTAAGAAAGGAATCTACATCGTCCACAAAGATAAAGGAAAAACCCGAGGGTATATCCTGATAGTTCCTGTAAAGGAACATGGAGGTGGTCACCAACACTTTAAACCTACCCTCTTTGAGTCTCTCCCTCTTTTCCTCCTTCTGCTTTTTGGAATCGTCACCAAAGTAAAGAAGGTCCTCTTCCTTCAGTCTGAACCTTTCCTGAAGTTTATGGACCACCTGTTCCACCAAGATACGGGTAGGCAGTATTATGTAAGATCTTTTACCCTCTTTGGCGAGAAAACTGGCCATGGCAAGACCAAAGGATGTCTTACCTACACCGGTGGGGGCAAGAAGTGCAAAGGAGTGCCCCATAAAGACCCTCTTGGCCCATGTCTTTTGGAGGCTCCAGGGTTTAGAACCTACGCATCTTTCAAAATGTTTTTCCCAATCCTCTTCCTTCTTCTCCACGTCACACCATATCCTAAGTTGGCCTTCGGTAAGAAGGTGGCAAGGATCTCCTTCTTGGGGCATACACCTCTCACAGGGTAATCCCCTCTGCAGTCTATCCGCCCCTATGTCGCCTCCACAGTTGGGACACAGGTTTTTGAAAACAGCACCTATCATAAGAGTATTAATAATACACCCTTTTCCACCTACTTACGTTATAGTTAAAAAGTATGGAGAAGGTTAGAGCTTTTGCAGTGGATATAGAGGGTACACCTCAGGAGATCACCAGAAGGCTCAACGAGGTCCTCTCCGGTATAGAGGAGGAGGGTGGAAGAATTTTGGACGTGAAGGTGACCTTTGCCAGGGAGCACGGCATAGACGGTTATATAGTTCTTTACACCATCCTGTATAGTACCCAGAAAGCTTTGCCAGAAGAGTGATATAATTTTAGCCTTCCGGAGGTGGAAAGATGGCAAGGTGCTTTGTGTGTGGCAAGACCACCAAGATAGGAAGAAGCGTTACTTTCTCTGCTGAGAGAAACCCAAGGAAGTTTAAAGCCAACCTTCACAGGATAAGGGTGAGACTGGAAGATGGTTCTGTAAAAAGGGTCTATGTGTGTGCCAAGTGCATAAAGGCCGGTAAAGTTCAAAAAGTGGTACGTACAGGATGATATGTCCATCAGATTTCTGACAGCGGGGGAATCTCACGGACAGGCCTTAGTTTGTATACTGGAAGGTATACCGGCCAACTTGGAGCTGTCGGCGGAGGACATAAACCGAGACCTGAGGAGAAGACAGAAGGGTTACGGCAGAGGAGGGAGGATGAAAATAGAGCAGGACCAGGTGGAGATTCTGTCAGGTGTGAGATTCGGAAAGACTACGGGAGCACCTATAGCCCTCCTCATAAAGAACAGAGACTGGGAGAACTGGAAGGAGAAGATGGCGGTGGAAGGAGAAAGGCCATCGTCAGCAGTACCCTTCACGCGCCCCAGACCTGGTCATGCCGACTTAGCGGGTGGTATAAAGTACAACCAACGTGATCTGAGGAACATTCTGGAAAGAGCTTCGGCACGCGAAACCGCCTGCAGATGCGCCGTAGGAGCGGTTTGCAAAAAGTTTCTGCAGGAACTGGGTATAAAGGTGGGTAGTTATGTGGTCAGTATAGGATCCCTCAGCCCACCCATCCAGGAAGAGGATCTGGAGAAGCGCCACCTTCTGGCAGAAGAATCGGTGGTGAGGTTTCCGGACCCCACCAAAGATCCTCTCTTTATGGAGCTTATAGATGAGGCGAAGCAGATGGGAGAAAGTTTAGGTGGTGTGTTTGAGGTGTTTGCCTTGAACGTACCACCGGGTCTTGGTAGTCATACCCAGTGGGACAGAAGGATAGATGGGAGAATTGCCCAGGCTATGATGAGCATCCAGGCCATAAAGGGGGTAGAGATAGGGTTGGGTTTTGAGGCTGCCAAACGGAAAGGTTCACAGGTACACGACGAGATAGGGTGGGACCCAGAGAGAGGCTTTTTTAGATACACTAACCACTTGGGTGGAACGGAGGGTGGTGTCACCAACGGTATGCCCATCCTGGTGAGGTGTGCCATGAAACCCATACCCACCCTGGCCAGACCTCTCAGAAGTGTGGACATACAAACCAAGGAGGAGGTAAGTGCGGGTAAAGAGCGTACCGACGTGGTGGCGGTTCCTGCCGCATCTGTGGTAGGAGAAGCCATGTTGGCCTTTGTGGTAGCACAGGCTCTTTTGGAGAAACTGGGTGGCGATTTTATGGAAGAGATAAAGGAGAGGTACGCGAGGTATCTGGAGTATGTTAAGAGTTTTTGAGGAGGTGGGGAAGGCCGCTCTCCTCACTTTCTTGGGTATATACTTCCTCTTTAGAAATCCCCCCAGACTTTATCACTTTGTAAAACAACTGGCTTATCTGGGAGCGGAGACGGTACCTGTGGTGGTGATCACATCCCTCTTCTCGGGAGGTGTCATAGCTCTGCAAACTTACTCCACTTTCCACCGATTCAACGCAGAGTTTCTCATAGGGGCTGTGGTGGCTCTCTCCATGTTCCGAGAACTGGGACCGGTACTCACAGCTCTTATGGTAACGGCACGTGTAGGGTCTGCTATGACGGCCAGCATAGGCACCATGCGTATAACGGAACAGATAGACGCTTTAGAGGTGATGGGTATGAACCCTGTAAGCTATTTGGTGACACCCCGAATAGTGGCTGGTGTTCTCGGGCTTCCCCTCCTTACGATAATATCCGACGTGGCAGGAATACTGGGAGGATGGTTTGTGGCGGTTGGACTCTTCGGTGTTAACAACCACCTCTTTTGGGAAAGGATGAGGGATCTTGTGGAGTTTTATGATTTTGTGGGTGGTCTTTACAAGGCTGTTTTCTTTGGTCTCGTAGTTTCTGCGGTAAGTTGTTACTTCGGTTTTTACACGAAAGGAGGAACAGAGGGGGTTGGAAGAGCCACCACCTCCAGCGTGGTAACCTCTTCCATGCTGGTACTGATATCCGACTACTTTTTAACAGCCATAATTTTCTAACATAACATGAAGGCCATAATAGATGACCTGAGAAAGCGTTCCCAAACTGCGGCGGTGCTGGTGGAAGGGAAGAGGGACAAAGAAGCTCTTTTGAAACTGGGGGTTGGCAACATAATAACTTTGGAGGGGAAGAGGCTTACCGATCTTCCCGACCTTCTGGAAAACTTCAGACACGTTATATCTATGGTGGACCTTGATCCTCAAGGCGAGAAACTTCACCGTAAACTGAGGGACCTTCTCACATCTCAGGGATATATTTTTATAGAGGACATACGCGAGAGGTTGAGAGAATGGGGCGTGATCTATATGGAGGAGCTTTATGAAAAAGTCAGAAGTGCTGATGTCTCTCCTGACGCAGGACAGGGTGATAAGGTTTAACATAGACATGCTGGAGGGTCTTTTGGGGGAGATAAAGGGGGACATGGAGGAGGCCAGAGTTCTCGTAGAGTCCTGTTTGGAGGAAGGTGAGAAGGAGAGGATCTCAAAACGCCTTTCAGAGTTTGAGAAGAACTTCGTGAGTCTGCTCTCAGAAGTTTTGGATTACATATACGATCTTTACGAGATCTTCAACTTTGACATAACTTTTCTGGCGGCTATACCCGAGGAGCTTCAGAGGGAGATAGAGAGGCTGGACGTGGTAGGTTCCATAAACGCACGGCTGGAGCATCTGATGAACACCTTGGATCAACTCCTTACGGAAGAGGACGAAAGAATAAAGGCTATACTCACACCCTTCCTCGTGTACAGAGAGGTTATACAGCAGGCTATGAGTTTTAACCGCAAGTTTGATCTGCAGAACCTTCAGAGGATAGGATAAGTTCGTAAAGTTTTTTGGCAGACTCCTGTTCTGCCTCCTTCTTACTTTTTCCCTTGCCCACAGCCCTGTAAGAACCTACCTGACACTCCACCTCAAAGATTCTGTTGTGGTGTGGCCCTTCCGTACCTATAAGACGGTAAGTGGGTCTTGTTTTCCACAGGTGTTGGGTGAGTTCTTGTAGTAAAGTCTTGTAATCCTTTCGGTAACTTCCTTCCTTCACCACCTGTAATATCCGCTCACCGTAGTTCTTAAAAAAGAGATCCCTAGTGGTGTTTAGATCTCTGCCTGTGTCCATGTATATGGCTCCCCACAGAGCTTCAAAGACATCGGCCAGTATGGAACTACTTATGTTTTTTCTCCTACGCTCCATCTTTATAAGAGACTCTAAACCTAGTTCTTGGGATAACTGACTCAGAAAATCCTCACTGACGAAAAAGGCCTTCATTATGGCCAACTGTCCTTCTCTACTTTGGGGAAAGTTCTGGAGTAAAAGATCCACCACAAAGAGGTTTATTAAAGCATCTCCTAAGAACTCTAGGACTTCGTAACTTCTTCTACCAACGGCCACCGATCTGTGGGTGAGAGCTTCCTCCAGGAGAGAAGGATCTCTGAAGGAGTATCCTAGAACCTTTTCTATTACCTTAGAGCTTTCTGAAAACGAGGCACGCATTAGTTCCACCGAAACCGAAGGAGTTAGAAAGGGCTACGTTCACCTCCTTCTGTACAGCCACCATAGGGGTGTAGTCCAAATCACACTCAGGATCCGGGTTTTCCAGATTTATGGTGGGAGGGATTATACCTGTCTGGATGGTTTTAACGGTAGCTACAGCCTCCACCGCACCGGCGGCTCCTAAAAGGTGTCCTATCATGGACTTATTGGAGCTTATCTTGAGCCGGTAGGCATGTTCTCCAAACAGTCTTTTTATGGCGTAAGTCTCCACCTTGTCGTTGAGGGGAGTGGAAGTACCGTGAGCGTTGATGTAATCCACCTCGTGGGGTGGTATGCCCGCGTCCTCAAGAGCCAACTTCATACACATGTAGGCTCCCTCTCCGTCACCACAAGGTGCCGTTATGTGGTAGGCATCGTCGGTGGCTCCGTATCCTACCAGCTCTGCGTAAATCTTAGCACCTCTGGCTTTGGCATGCTCATACTCTTCCAGTACCAGTATTCCTGCACCTTCTCCCATCACAAAACCGTCTCTATCTTTGTCAAAAGGTCTGGATGCCTTTTGAGGCTCGTCATTACGGGTGGAGAGGGCCTTCATGGAGGCAAATCCGGCCACACCTAAGGGCGTTATGGCGCTCTCACAGCCACCTGCTATGGCCACATCCACATCACCCCTCTGGATAAGCCTCATAGCATCTCCTATAGCGTGGTTTCCTGTAGCGCAGGCAGATACCACGCAGTAGTTAGGCCCTTTAAAACCGTATCTTATGGCTATGAGACCTGAAGCCATGTTGGATATACCGTAAGGTATGAAAAAGGGAGACACACGCCTTGGACCTTTTTCCATCAGAACTTTCTGCTGCTCCTCTATGTCCCTTAAACCCCCTATACCCGTACCCACTATGACGGCAACGCGATAAGGATCAAAGGACGACTCCAGAAGACCGCTGTCCTTCAGAGCCTCCTCCGCAGCCGCTACCGCAAACTTTATGAAGTCTGACACCTTCTGGGCATCTTTTTTGTCAAAGTAAAGCTCCGGATTAAAGTCTTTAACTTCCGCCGCTATATGAACCGACAGACCTATCTCTTCGGGATCAAAGCGTCTTATCCTATCAACACCGCTGACACCGGAGACCAAATTGTTCCAAAATTTGTCAACGCCGGTACCTATGGGGCTCACCACCCCAAGGCCCGTCACTACAACTCTGCGCATCAGCTCTTAACTCTCTCCTTCAGATAGTTGATGACATCTCCTACTGTTCTTATTTTTTCTGCATCCTCATCGGGGATCTCTATACCGAACTCCTCCTCAAAGGCCATGATGAGTTCTACCACGTCAAGGGAGTCGGCACCCAGGTCCTCCACAAAGCTGGCTTCTGGTGTAAGTTTGTCCACCTCAACGCCTAACTGGTCGGCTATTATCTCCTTTACTCTGTTTTCGAGATCCATCCTATACCTCCTCGTGTGAAGTGGTGGGATATAATTATAGCACAATGCAGGATCTTTCCATAGAACTTTGGGGTATCCGTTTTAAAAACCCCGTATGGGTAGCCTCCGGCACCTTCGGTTACGGTCTTGAGGCCTCCGAGATATACGATGTGTCCTCTCTCGGTGCTGTTGTTACCAAGGGTATATCTTTAAGACCGCGTGAAGGGAATCCTCCCCAGAGGATAGCGGAAACCCCCTGTGGTATGCTCAACTCCATAGGTCTTCAGAACCCGGGTGTGGAGGGTTTTCTTCTCCACATATACCCTCGCATAGAAAAGATAGACACCCACTTTATAGTCAACGTGTTTGGGGAAACGGAAGAGGAGTACTTGGAGGTCTGTTTGGCCCTTGAGGACAGGCCCAAGATAGTGGCCTACGAGCTTAACGTTTCCTGTCCCAACGTCAAGAAAGGTGGTATGTTATTCGGTCACGATACTAAGGTACTGTCTCGTCTTGTGGAGAGGGTGAAGGCAAAGGTAAGAAAACCTGTTCTGGTAAAACTGTCTCCCAACGTGGGGGATATAAGGACCTTTGCCCGTGTCTGTGTGGAGAGTGGTGCGGATGGGCTCGTAGCCATAAACACCTTGGTGGGCATGAAGATAGACGTACGCTCCGGTAAACCTGATCTTTCCACCTTCGTGGGTGGACTTTCGGGACCTGCCATACTCCCCATAGCGGTGAGGATTGTTTGGGAGGTGTTCCAAGAGGTAAGAGGTAGTGTTCCCGTTATAGGAGTGGGAGGTATCTATGATACAGACTCAGCTTTGCAACACATTCTGGCCGGAGCCAGTGCCGTACAGGTGGGTACAGCTAACTTCTTTGATCCCAAATGTCCCCTTCGTATAATAGAGGGGATAAAGTCCTACATGGAGAGTAAAAAGGTAAAGTCCTTCAATCAGCTGGTGGGACGCGCCCACGGTATAGGCGTACTTTCGTAAAGATGTGGTCCAGAAGAAGGTACAGTATGGGGAGACTCCCTAAAAGTCCCCACACACCTGCCATAAGGAATGTCTCCTTAAAGGCATCGGAATAAGAGTAAAGGCTTTGAACCTGATACAGGAAGGCCTGTGCCTTCTCCTGGGGAAGCCAAAAGTAACCGCTCAGTTCCTCCAGAAAGTGTCCTACCAATTGGTGATTCTGTATCTCGGTAGTTCTCTGAAAGTTCTCCCACATGAATCTCTGAAGATCGTTGGTGGCTATGGCTGTACCGAAGGAGCCTCCCACGAACCTCACGTAATGCATCAAACTTACTCCCACCGTTACCTTATCACCCAACTTTTTGAGAGCCAGGTTAGTGACAGGTGCAAAGAAAAAGCCCATACCTATACCTAAAAGGATCAAGTAAAGGGAGGCCTTCCAGGTAGGAGTAAAGAGGTCCAATTGAGGCAGCAGAAAGAAGGAAGAGAAAAGATAAAGGCTGACCGCTACGTAGAGGGGGAGTCGGTCGGATTTTCTGTCACTTATCGCACCAGCTATGGGAGAAGAGATACCTATGGAGAGGGCAAGGGGGAGTATGTGGAGACCTGTGTGAAAAGTACTTATTCCCTTCAGATTCTCAAAGTAAAGGGGAAGTATGTAGAAGACCTGATACATAGAGAAACCTAAAAGGAGGAAGTACACCAAAAGAGATACCAAAAACTCTTTGATTTTAAAGAGGGCTGGATCTACAAGCTTGTGGTGGGAGATTATCTCCCACAAGAGGAACAGGAGAAATCCCAAAATACTGAGAAGGGTAAGGTAACCTATCGTGTCGGAAGAAAACCATCCCATCTGCTGCCCTTTGGAGAGAACCACCAGAAGGTTTACCGTACCCATGGAGAGAAACAGAAAGGAAAACCAGTTCATTCTGGTATGACGAGTTTTGGGAAACTCTCTGAGGAAGAAAGTAGCCATAAAGGTGTTGAGGATACCTATGGGTACGTTGATGTAAAAGACCCAACGCCAGCTTAGATGTTCTGTTATCCATCCACCCAGCGTGGGACCTAAGGCAGGAGCAAAACTAACACCCAGTCCGTAGATACCCATGGCGAGACCTCTCTTTTCGGGAGGATAAGAGGTAAAGAGCATGGCTTCTGCACTGACCACTATGAGAGCCTCTCCGAAACCTTGTAGTATCCTTGCCAGTATCATCTCCGCCAAGCTACCCGAGTTGCCTGCGTAAGCGGAGGAGGAGGTGAACAGTACAAGACCCAACAGGAACACCTTTTTGAGTCCAAGATAGGACTCCAGCCATTCCACCAACATTATGCCGGTGGCTGCCGCCGTCATGTAGGAGGTAACCACCCACTGCACGCCGTAAAGATCCGTGGAAAGAGGTGCCATCATACGTGGTACTACTATGTCCACTATAGTGGTGTCCAGTATGGCCATAAAGACACCTGTCATCACTATGATGGTCAGAAGCAGATTTTCCCTCATGGAGATCGCTTTATCTCCACCTCACCACCCATGCCAACCCTCAGTAAGTGGATGTCTTTGCTGTTTATCC includes the following:
- a CDS encoding MlaE family ABC transporter permease gives rise to the protein MLRVFEEVGKAALLTFLGIYFLFRNPPRLYHFVKQLAYLGAETVPVVVITSLFSGGVIALQTYSTFHRFNAEFLIGAVVALSMFRELGPVLTALMVTARVGSAMTASIGTMRITEQIDALEVMGMNPVSYLVTPRIVAGVLGLPLLTIISDVAGILGGWFVAVGLFGVNNHLFWERMRDLVEFYDFVGGLYKAVFFGLVVSAVSCYFGFYTKGGTEGVGRATTSSVVTSSMLVLISDYFLTAIIF
- a CDS encoding toprim domain-containing protein, translating into MKAIIDDLRKRSQTAAVLVEGKRDKEALLKLGVGNIITLEGKRLTDLPDLLENFRHVISMVDLDPQGEKLHRKLRDLLTSQGYIFIEDIRERLREWGVIYMEELYEKVRSADVSPDAGQGDKV
- a CDS encoding dihydroorotate dehydrogenase: MQDLSIELWGIRFKNPVWVASGTFGYGLEASEIYDVSSLGAVVTKGISLRPREGNPPQRIAETPCGMLNSIGLQNPGVEGFLLHIYPRIEKIDTHFIVNVFGETEEEYLEVCLALEDRPKIVAYELNVSCPNVKKGGMLFGHDTKVLSRLVERVKAKVRKPVLVKLSPNVGDIRTFARVCVESGADGLVAINTLVGMKIDVRSGKPDLSTFVGGLSGPAILPIAVRIVWEVFQEVRGSVPVIGVGGIYDTDSALQHILAGASAVQVGTANFFDPKCPLRIIEGIKSYMESKKVKSFNQLVGRAHGIGVLS
- the rgy gene encoding reverse gyrase → MIGAVFKNLCPNCGGDIGADRLQRGLPCERCMPQEGDPCHLLTEGQLRIWCDVEKKEEDWEKHFERCVGSKPWSLQKTWAKRVFMGHSFALLAPTGVGKTSFGLAMASFLAKEGKRSYIILPTRILVEQVVHKLQERFRLKEEDLLYFGDDSKKQKEEKRERLKEGRFKVLVTTSMFLYRNYQDIPSGFSFIFVDDVDSFLKTAKNVDKALYLLGFSEEDIDLAMRVIQLKTKRQKTDEDWEKIKEISQKLMEKRGEGVLVVSSATSNPRSNRVKLFRELLGFEVGTPTFYLRNVVDAYQEGTHNFLDWVKRLGGGGLLFVSSDKGKEEVDRVVNILRGEGISAVSYEELKEETLKDFEEGKIQLLVGIASYRNPLARGLDLPHVIRYALFLGVPKIVISLKFETNLSHLLWALSSIRSYIVKKLPQHMQKVDNWISQLRRYQYLTEEFVEERPDLKERLDQLRSQIGEFLSSEELVRIMSESEEITLRKTEEGYQLVVSDATGYLQASGRTSRMYAGGVTKGFSLIFVDDKKAFHHLVKKVRWFSDDINFLPVEGLDVEKIMEEVDADRSNVRAFMKGDVSVSSSDLLKPVLIVVESPNKARTIANFFGKAVRRRVGQHDLLETSVEDRYLMITASLGHVLDLVKEGGFHGVLMEKGVTPMYEVIEGKEYVVESLRRMASESMEVLIATDPDTEGEKIGWDLMQLLKPYNHSIRRMEFHEVTKKAILRALKEPRDINENLVKAQIVRRVSDRWVGFEFSQILQQAFGKSWLSAGRVQTPVLGWIIEREKEYRQKIYKVQVLIRDEKGRLKLELDFEDRKTAEAFFKELSYIEVTVKDQKEELRNPPPPFRTDTLLKEASDRYRFSLPKTMALAQTLFELGFITYHRTDSVRVSDYGMSIAREYIEEELGKEYVHTRQWGEGGAHECIRPTRPLEPEELRSMVLSGQVEGLTKEHILLYELIFRRFMASQTRAVKVKVKDVVIKALDRSVELSLVTDVLQDGWNKFLDLELNPDIPPRLDVRELKQMKKQPKAYLYTHGELVQEMKRRGIGRPSTYATIVEKLLERGYVIEKRGFLIPTKLGKKVYEYLRKREEIKAFLSEDFTRRLEEVMDRVEEGKADYEEVLKGLYRDIIKVEAIMEVTR
- a CDS encoding DHA2 family efflux MFS transporter permease subunit, translating into MRENLLLTIIVMTGVFMAILDTTIVDIVVPRMMAPLSTDLYGVQWVVTSYMTAAATGIMLVEWLESYLGLKKVFLLGLVLFTSSSAYAGNSGSLAEMILARILQGFGEALIVVSAEAMLFTSYPPEKRGLAMGIYGLGVSFAPALGPTLGGWITEHLSWRWVFYINVPIGILNTFMATFFLREFPKTRHTRMNWFSFLFLSMGTVNLLVVLSKGQQMGWFSSDTIGYLTLLSILGFLLFLLWEIISHHKLVDPALFKIKEFLVSLLVYFLLLGFSMYQVFYILPLYFENLKGISTFHTGLHILPLALSIGISSPIAGAISDRKSDRLPLYVAVSLYLFSSFFLLPQLDLFTPTWKASLYLILLGIGMGFFFAPVTNLALKKLGDKVTVGVSLMHYVRFVGGSFGTAIATNDLQRFMWENFQRTTEIQNHQLVGHFLEELSGYFWLPQEKAQAFLYQVQSLYSYSDAFKETFLMAGVWGLLGSLPILYLLLDHIFTKVRLYRGRVPPAD
- the aroC gene encoding chorismate synthase, with amino-acid sequence MSIRFLTAGESHGQALVCILEGIPANLELSAEDINRDLRRRQKGYGRGGRMKIEQDQVEILSGVRFGKTTGAPIALLIKNRDWENWKEKMAVEGERPSSAVPFTRPRPGHADLAGGIKYNQRDLRNILERASARETACRCAVGAVCKKFLQELGIKVGSYVVSIGSLSPPIQEEDLEKRHLLAEESVVRFPDPTKDPLFMELIDEAKQMGESLGGVFEVFALNVPPGLGSHTQWDRRIDGRIAQAMMSIQAIKGVEIGLGFEAAKRKGSQVHDEIGWDPERGFFRYTNHLGGTEGGVTNGMPILVRCAMKPIPTLARPLRSVDIQTKEEVSAGKERTDVVAVPAASVVGEAMLAFVVAQALLEKLGGDFMEEIKERYARYLEYVKSF
- a CDS encoding acyl carrier protein, which gives rise to MDLENRVKEIIADQLGVEVDKLTPEASFVEDLGADSLDVVELIMAFEEEFGIEIPDEDAEKIRTVGDVINYLKERVKS
- the rpmB gene encoding 50S ribosomal protein L28, which gives rise to MARCFVCGKTTKIGRSVTFSAERNPRKFKANLHRIRVRLEDGSVKRVYVCAKCIKAGKVQKVVRTG
- the fabF gene encoding beta-ketoacyl-ACP synthase II, translated to MRRVVVTGLGVVSPIGTGVDKFWNNLVSGVSGVDRIRRFDPEEIGLSVHIAAEVKDFNPELYFDKKDAQKVSDFIKFAVAAAEEALKDSGLLESSFDPYRVAVIVGTGIGGLRDIEEQQKVLMEKGPRRVSPFFIPYGISNMASGLIAIRYGFKGPNYCVVSACATGNHAIGDAMRLIQRGDVDVAIAGGCESAITPLGVAGFASMKALSTRNDEPQKASRPFDKDRDGFVMGEGAGILVLEEYEHAKARGAKIYAELVGYGATDDAYHITAPCGDGEGAYMCMKLALEDAGIPPHEVDYINAHGTSTPLNDKVETYAIKRLFGEHAYRLKISSNKSMIGHLLGAAGAVEAVATVKTIQTGIIPPTINLENPDPECDLDYTPMVAVQKEVNVALSNSFGFGGTNACLVFRKL
- the rnc gene encoding ribonuclease III → MRASFSESSKVIEKVLGYSFRDPSLLEEALTHRSVAVGRRSYEVLEFLGDALINLFVVDLLLQNFPQSREGQLAIMKAFFVSEDFLSQLSQELGLESLIKMERRRKNISSSILADVFEALWGAIYMDTGRDLNTTRDLFFKNYGERILQVVKEGSYRKDYKTLLQELTQHLWKTRPTYRLIGTEGPHHNRIFEVECQVGSYRAVGKGKSKKEAEQESAKKLYELILSSEGSADQTCG